One Coccinella septempunctata chromosome 8, icCocSept1.1, whole genome shotgun sequence genomic window carries:
- the LOC123318669 gene encoding uncharacterized protein LOC123318669, translating to MDEDPLQGQPAADSVTDPVPQENAEWEDVQEESEPRMEMSLGTEVKNLSGSFSRTPSRKANTKKMSAGELFLLQQLRTMKKKVLRLTNRNTALKGTMKALRNSNVVEKLNNVNRTTLNFSYHNKRTKNWKGGSSVFS from the exons ATGGATGAGGATCCTCTGCAGGGACAACCTGCCGCTGACTCTGTAACTGATCCTGTACCTCAGGAGAATGCGGAATGGGAAGATGTGCAAGAAG AATCTGAACCAAGGATGGAAATGAGTCTTGGGACAGAAGTTAAGAATCTGAGTGGGTCGTTTTCGAGGACACCTTCAAGGAAAG CTAATACAAAAAAGATGAGCGCTGGAGAACTGTTTCTGTTACAGCAGCTGAGGACTATGAAGAAGAAAGTTCTCAGGCTAACGAACAGAAACACAGCCTTGAAGGGGACAATGAAGGCCTTGAGGAATTCAAATGTCGTGGAAAAACTCAACAATGTGAACAGAACAACATTAAACTTTTCTTATCACAACAAGCGAACCAAAAATTGGAAAGGGGGGTCGTCGGTTTTCTCTTGA